The following coding sequences lie in one Paramormyrops kingsleyae isolate MSU_618 chromosome 15, PKINGS_0.4, whole genome shotgun sequence genomic window:
- the ncl gene encoding nucleolin gives MVKLAKTEKKQRPPKKKPPPKKVEEEEESEDVSEEEETPPPKIVSKKTPAKGTKNGKVAKKEESEEDDSEDESEEEPPPPPKKGKATPAKTAPPKKAAPPKAEESDEEDDDDESEEEAPPPKKATPAKAPAKATPAKAAPVPAEEESDDEDDDDEDEDDESEEEAPPPKKATPAKAPAKATPAKAAPAPAKEESEEEEDDEDESEEEMDTTPASASKTKKAGMSKTKEESDEEDDDEEDDDDEEDDEEAEHVVTPAKRKAESKKDTPPAKKAKSEGEGFCLFVGNLSMDKDFDEIKEALGNFFSKKKLEVQQVRLGASKKFGYVDFASEEDLQKALQLNGKKFMGHELKLDRARSKENSAEGKKERDSRTLFVKNLPFSATQEDLKEVFDQAVDIRIPPGNNGSNRGIAYIEFKTEAIAEKMLEEAQGADVQGRCIIVDFTGQKSQKGGKAPAVPAKTLVVNNLAYSVTEDTLQSTFEKAVSIRVPQNNGRPKGFAFLEFESAEDAKEALEAMNNTEIEGRTIRLEYSQNSGHKSEGGRGNSGPTKTLFVKGLSEDTTDQTLRDSFEGAIAARIVTDRETGSSKGFGFVDFDNEQDCKAAKEAMEDCEIDGNKVTLDYARPKGDAGHRGGRGGGFGGGFGGGFGGGFGGRGGGGRGGRGGFGRGGGGFRGGRGGNRGRGGFGGGRGGGFGAKPQGKKIKFDD, from the exons ATGGTAAAGCTGGCAAAG ACAGAGAAAAAGCAGAGACCCCCCAAGAAGAAACCACCTCCTAAAaaagtggaggaggaggaggagagtgaAGATGTCAGTGAAGAGGAAGAG aCTCCACCACCAAAAATAGTTTCCAAGAAAACTCCAGCCAAGGGAACTAAAAATGGAAAAGTGGCCAAAAAAGAAGAGAGTGAAGAGGATGACTCCG AAGATGAATCTGAGGAAGAGCCCCCTCCTCCACCCAAGAAAGGCAAAGCCACCCCAGCAAAGACGGCTCCACCAAAAAAAGCAGCTCCACCTAAAGCCGAAGAATCTGATGAAGAGGACGATGATGATG AATCTGAGGAAGAAGCTCCACCTCCTAAGAAAGCTACTCCTGCCAAGGCCCCCGCAAAAGCCACCCCAGCAAAAGCAGCCCCAGTTCCTGCCGAGGAAGAGTCTGATGATGAAgacgatgatgatgaagatgaagatgatg AATCAGAGGAAGAAGCTCCACCTCCTAAGAAAGCTACTCCAGCCAAGGCCCCCGCAAAAGCCACCCCAGCCAAAGCAGCACCTGCTCCTGCCAAGGAAGagtctgaggaggaggaggatgatgaaGATG AATCTGAAGAAGAGATGGATACCACTCCTGCTTCTGCCAGCAAGACCAAGAAAGCTGGAATGAGCAAGACCAAGGAAGAGTCAGATGAGGAGGATGATGACGAAGAGGACGATGATGACGAAGAGGACGATGAAGAAGCTG AGCATGTGGTGACCCCAGCAAAGAGAAAGGCTGAGTCTAAAAAGGACACTCCTCCTGCCAAGAAAGCCAAATCGGAGGGTGAAG GCTTCTGTCTCTTTGTTGGGAATCTGAGCATGGATAAAGACTTCGATGAAATCAAGGAAGCACTGGGCAATTTCTTCTCTAAGAAAAAGCTTGAAGTTCAGCAAGTCAGGCTTGGAGCGTCCAA GAAATTTGGCTATGTGGATTTTGCTTCTGAGGAGGATCTGCAGAAAGCTCTTCAACTCAATGGAAAGAAGTTCATGGGCCATGAGTTAAAACTGGACAGAGCCAGAAGCAAAGAAAATTCTGCAGAAGGCAAGAAAG AAAGAGATTCGCGCACATTATTTGTGAAGAACCTCCCATTCTCTGCAACACAGGAAGACTTGAAAGAAGTCTTTGACCAGGCTGTAGATATCCGGATACCTCCTGGAAATAATGGTTCCAACAGAGG AATTGCCTACATAGAATTTAAAACTGAAGCCATCGCTGAGAAAATGCTGGAAGAGGCCCAGGGTGCAGATGTCCAGGGTCGGTGTATCATTGTCGATTTCACAGGACAGAAGAGTCAGAAAGGAGGCAAGGCTCCAG CTGTCCCAGCCAAGACTCTTGTGGTGAACAACTTGGCCTACAGTGTAACAGAAGATACACTGCAGAGCACGTTTGAGAAGGCAGTGTCGATCAGAGTGCCGCAAAACAACGGCAGGCCAAAGGG TTTTGCGTTTTTGGAGTTCGAGAGTGCCGAAGATGCAAAGGAAGCCCTGGAGGCGATGAATAACACTGAGATAGAGGGCAGGACAATCCGACTGGAGTACAGCCAGAACAGTGGACATAAGTCTGAAGGTGGCAGAGGAAATTCAG GGCCCACAAAGACCCTATTTGTCAAAGGTCTTTCAGAGGACACCACTGACCAGACTCTGAGAGACTCCTTTGAAGGTGCCATTGCAGCCAGAATTGTCACAGACAGGGAAACTGGGTCATCTAAAGG GTTTGGCTTTGTAGACTTTGACAACGAACAGGACTGTAAGGCGGCAAAGGAAGCCATGGAGGACTGTGAGATTGATGGCAACAAAGTCACCCTGGACTACGCAAGGCCAAAGGGTGACGCCGGGCACAGGGGTGGCAGGGGTGGCGGATTCGGTGGTGGTTTCGGTGGCGGATTCGGTGGAGGCTTCGGTGGCCGCGGTGGAGGAGGCAGAGGTGGACGTGGCGGGTTTGGCCGAGGTGGTGGTGGTTTccgtggaggaagaggaggcaaCCGCGGTAGAGGTGGATTTGGAG GAGGTAGAGGTGGTGGATTTGGTGCAAAGCCCCAAGGGAAGAAGATTAAATTTGATgactga